One window of Amaranthus tricolor cultivar Red isolate AtriRed21 chromosome 13, ASM2621246v1, whole genome shotgun sequence genomic DNA carries:
- the LOC130797890 gene encoding zinc finger protein BRUTUS-like At1g74770 isoform X1: protein MGGELTSSLERSGNASPSPEPSSSGDRCCDGGPPIRVLVFFHKAFRGELDVLRRLASDAAAADETDDNRRKVAAVELRRRLEFFRSVFRYHCAAEDEVIFFALDARVKNIACTYFLEHQIIDSVFESIFSCINGILEDHVNACQEFQELNSHISTLEGSISQHMVKEEQQVFPLLMSQFSVEEQGYLLWQFVCSVPMLLMEELCPWLSCFLSPEEQLDFKLIMKKIVPQDILLEEVVISWIDKTAQTCSGGGENCEPPCDCPDGVENLKDISSLGLLKTSFDKHCHLQSTVEDQPFVGLMLWHAAIRSDFKEILDKLYKIELKELGSLLVRINFLTDVLIFYSDALERVFYPWLDNVSGLPTLRQYKEFPCKNEIEGFQKIIFEAALNNVPNPRFLEMLRCKVEDLVFVTSKHLSFQETEVFPLLSKNFDCEIQQKLLLKSLFMLPLGLLKCVATWFSLHLPKEKLKCILHFIEKSDFLAKPFTSLLHKWIRIGYSGKFTIQDLQEMFNSRISYMFQRFKDSNEPDSKSVNAMTEHVSPDTFSSFLTKEKHGTSYSSGISMLVFSSRAPNQVHTFLGYPLEAVSSNQREPRPMDHIYYFHKAIRKDLESLVLETTKLPRNLKLFLGFNQHFQLVRSLYELHSETEDLVAFPALEAKQKVRNLTQSYSIDHNLENGCFNRVSGILDEMSKLYDTLLNCPVDQVDPALLKYRQLCLKLHDSCKLLEKILNDHILREEIELWPLFREYFSIEEQEKIVGYMLGRTRAEILQKMIVWLMASLTSDEQQAMMNYWRKVTIYTKFNEWLAEWWEGIESYACSEVEKADISCSSAMGSLDVVSKCSSMGVSHDQGKNFKVVHEKLPHDEAKTINMVITMESLDKQNKKHKSFEYNVFGEKEKHGSEVDLSDSTSELEASIRKVSQDPSLDLQAKTRKMQDLMTSHWTAQPLPDSDSAIRNESGKLPGQFPSYRDTEGSVFGCKHYKQNCKLVAACCNQIFTCRRCHDEVSDHQMDRKFTTKMMCMKCLEIQPIGRTCLTPSCNKFSMARYYCTICRLFDDNREIYHCPFCNLCRLGKGLGIDYFHCMKCNACMSRTLSSTHVCREKCIEDKCPICHEDMFTSSNPIKALACGHLMHSSCFEDYTCTRYICPVCSKSLGDMQVLFGMLDALLAEERIPEEYIGRTQGILCNDCEKKGTAPFHWLYHKCPFCGSYNTRLL, encoded by the exons ATGGGAGGCGAACTTACCTCCTCTCTCGAACGTTCTGGAAATGCTTCTCCGTCGCCGGAACCTTCTTCTTCCGGCGACCGATGCTGCGATGGCGGACCTCCCATTCGCGTGCTTGTGTTTTTTCATAAAGCTTTTAGAGGCGAGCTTGATGTGCTTCGACGTCTCGCTTCAGACGCCGCCGCCGCCGATGAGACTGATGATAATCGACGAAAAGTTGCGGCGGTTGAGCTTCGAAGGAGGCTTGAGTTCTTCAGGAGTGTGTTTAGATACCATTGCGCTGCTGAAGATGAG GTTATATTTTTTGCGCTAGACGCACGTGTAAAAAACATTGCCTGTACATATTTTTTAGAGCACCAAATAATTGATTCTGTATTTGAATCAATCTTTTCCTGTATAAATGGCATATTAGAGGACCATGTGAATGCATGTCAAGAATTCCAAGAACTTAACTCTCACATTAGCACTCTCGAAGGGTCAATCAGTCAGCATATGGTGAAAGAAGAACAACAG GTGTTTCCTCTTCTAATGAGCCAGTTCTCTGTTGAAGAGCAAGGTTACCTCCTTTGGCAATTTGTGTGTAGTGTCCCAATGTTGCTTATGGAGGAACTTTGTCCATGGTTATCTTGTTTTCTTTCTCCAGAAGAGCAATTGGACTTCAAACTTATCATGAAAAAAATTGTGCCCCAAGATATATTGCTAGAAGAG GTGGTGATTTCTTGGATTGATAAGACTGCTCAAACATGCTCAGGAGGTGGTGAAAATTGTGAACCCCCTTGTGATTGTCCTGATGGAGTGGAAAATTTAAAAGACATCTCCAGCCTTGGCTTGCTCAAGACCTCATTTGATAAACATTGTCATTTACAGTCTACTGTTGAGGATCAGCCTTTCGTTGGCCTTATGCTTTGGCATGCTGCGATCAGGTCTGACTTCAAAGAAATcttagacaagctctataaaaTAGAATTGAAGGAATTGGGATCACTTCTTGTTCGAATCAACTTCCTCACTGACGTACTGATATTTTATAG TGATGCGTTGGAAAGAGTTTTTTATCCTTGGCTAGATAATGTCTCTGGACTTCCAACATTGCGTCAATACAAAGAGTTTCCTTGCAAAAATGAAATTGAAGGATTTCAGAAGATTATATTCGAAGCTGCTCTGAATAACGTTCCCAATCCAAGATTTTTGGAGATGCTGCGTTGTAAGGTGGAGGATCTAGTGTTTGTGACTAGTAAGCATTTGTCTTTTCAAGAAACAGAG GTTTTCCCTCTCCTCTCCAAGAACTTTGACTGTGAAATCCAACAAAAATTGCTACTCAAGAGCCTTTTCATGTTGCCTCTTGGTTTGTTGAAGTGTGTGGCAACATGGTTTTCACTTCACTTGCCCAAGGAAAAGTTGAAGTGCATCTTACATTTTATTGAGAAATCTGACTTCCTTGCAAAACCTTTTACGTCTCTTCTACACAAATGGATCCGCATAGGATACTCTGGAAAATTTACAATACAAGATTTGCAGGAGATGTTCAATAGTAGAATATCTTACATGTTTCAGAGATTTAAGGACAGTAATGAACCTGACAGCAAATCTGTGAATGCCATGACTGAACATGTTTCTCCTGACACGTTTTCCAGTTTCCTAACCAAAGAGAAGCACGGGACATCATATTCTAGTGGAATAAGTATGCTCGTGTTTTCTTCTCGGGCTCCAAATCAGGTGCATACCTTTCTTGGATATCCCCTTGAAGCAGTTTCTTCTAATCAGCGAGAACCAAGGCCAATGGATCACATCTATTATTTCCACAAAGCTATAAGGAAAGACCTTGAGTCTCTTGTTCTTGAGACAACTAAGCTTCCCAGAAACTTGAAACTTTTCTTGGGGTTCAATCAACACTTCCAACTAGTGCGGTCTTTGTATGAACTCCATAGTGAGACTGAGGATCTGGTGGCATTTCCAGCTCTAGAGGCAAAGCAAAAGGTCCGAAACCTTACACAGTCTTATTCAATTGACCACAATCTGGAAAATGGATGCTTTAATAGAGTTTCTGGCATTCTAGATGAAATGTCTAAATTGTATGACACACTATTGAATTGTCCTGTTGATCAAGTAGATCCAGCATTACTAAAATATCGTCAGTTGTGTTTAAAGCTTCATGATAGCTGCAAATTGCTAGAGAAAATATTGAATGATCACATACTTCGGGAAGAAATTGAACTTTGGCCTTTATTTAGAGAGTATTTCTCCattgaagaacaagaaaagaTAGTAGGATACATGCTTGGAAGAACAAGGGCGGAAATTTTGCAAAAAATGATAGTGTGGCTAATGGCCTCTTTAACATCAGATGAGCAGCAAGCTATGATGAACTACTGGCGCAAGGTTACAATATATACAAAGTTCAATGAGTGGCTAGCAGAATGGTGGGAAGGAATTGAGAGCTATGCATGTTCTGAGGTAGAAAAGGCAGATATTTCTTGTTCATCAGCAATGGGTTCTCTTGATGTTGTTTCAAAGTGTTCGTCTATGGGTGTTTCTCATGATCAAGGTAAAAACTTCAAGGTTGTACATGAGAAATTACCTCATGATGAGGCTAAGACTATCAATATGGTTATAACCATGGAAAGTCTTGATAAGCAGAACAAGAAGCATAAATCTTTTGAATATAATGTCTTTGGTGAGAAGGAGAAACATGGGAGTGAAGTAGATCTGAGTGATTCCACAAGTGAACTGGAGGCTTCCATACGAAAGGTGTCACAGGACCCCTCTTTGGATCTTCAAGCAAAAACACGAAAAATGCAAGACCTAATGACAAG CCATTGGACTGCACAACCACTGCCTGATTCAGATAGTGCGATTAGAAACGAGTCTGGAAAGCTTCCTGGTCAGTTTCCCTCATATAGGGACACGGAAGGCTCTGTATTTGGTTGCAAACACTACAAACAGAACTGCAAGCTTGTTGCAGCTTGTTGCAACCAGATTTTCACATGCAGACGCTGCCATGATGAGGTTTCTGATCATCAGATGGATAG GAAGTTCACGACCAAAATGATGTGCATGAAGTGCTTGGAAATTCAACCAATTGGACGCACTTGCCTAACTCCTTCTTGCAACAAGTTTTCTATGGCGAGATACTATTGTACCATTTGTCGATTATTCGATGACAACAG GGAGATCTATCATTGTCCCTTTTGTAACTTATGCCGACTTGGAAAAGGATTGGGGATTGACTACTTCCATTGTATGAAATGCAATGCCTGCATGTCTCGGACTCTTTCGTCGACACACGTATGTAGAGAGAAATGCATTGAGGATAAGTGTCCTATATGCCATGAGGATATGTTTACCTCCAGCAATCCAATAAAGGCCCTTGCTTGTGGTCATTTGATGCACTCATCATGCTTTGAG GACTACACTTGCACACGCTATATCTGTCCAGTCTGCAGCAAATCCCTTGGTGATATGCAG GTGTTATTTGGAATGTTGGATGCACTATTGGCTGAGGAAAGAATACCAGAAGAGTACATTGGGCGGACTCAG
- the LOC130797890 gene encoding zinc finger protein BRUTUS-like At1g74770 isoform X2 codes for MGGELTSSLERSGNASPSPEPSSSGDRCCDGGPPIRVLVFFHKAFRGELDVLRRLASDAAAADETDDNRRKVAAVELRRRLEFFRSVFRYHCAAEDEVIFFALDARVKNIACTYFLEHQIIDSVFESIFSCINGILEDHVNACQEFQELNSHISTLEGSISQHMVKEEQQVFPLLMSQFSVEEQGYLLWQFVCSVPMLLMEELCPWLSCFLSPEEQLDFKLIMKKIVPQDILLEEVVISWIDKTAQTCSGGGENCEPPCDCPDGVENLKDISSLGLLKTSFDKHCHLQSTVEDQPFVGLMLWHAAIRSDFKEILDKLYKIELKELGSLLVRINFLTDVLIFYSDALERVFYPWLDNVSGLPTLRQYKEFPCKNEIEGFQKIIFEAALNNVPNPRFLEMLRCKVEDLVFVTSKHLSFQETEVFPLLSKNFDCEIQQKLLLKSLFMLPLGLLKCVATWFSLHLPKEKLKCILHFIEKSDFLAKPFTSLLHKWIRIGYSGKFTIQDLQEMFNSRISYMFQRFKDSNEPDSKSVNAMTEHVSPDTFSSFLTKEKHGTSYSSGISMLVFSSRAPNQVHTFLGYPLEAVSSNQREPRPMDHIYYFHKAIRKDLESLVLETTKLPRNLKLFLGFNQHFQLVRSLYELHSETEDLVAFPALEAKQKVRNLTQSYSIDHNLENGCFNRVSGILDEMSKLYDTLLNCPVDQVDPALLKYRQLCLKLHDSCKLLEKILNDHILREEIELWPLFREYFSIEEQEKIVGYMLGRTRAEILQKMIVWLMASLTSDEQQAMMNYWRKVTIYTKFNEWLAEWWEGIESYACSEVEKADISCSSAMGSLDVVSKCSSMGVSHDQGKNFKVVHEKLPHDEAKTINMVITMESLDKQNKKHKSFEYNVFGEKEKHGSEVDLSDSTSELEASIRKVSQDPSLDLQAKTRKMQDLMTSHWTAQPLPDSDSAIRNESGKLPGQFPSYRDTEGSVFGCKHYKQNCKLVAACCNQIFTCRRCHDEVSDHQMDRKFTTKMMCMKCLEIQPIGRTCLTPSCNKFSMARYYCTICRLFDDNRQGDLSLSLL; via the exons ATGGGAGGCGAACTTACCTCCTCTCTCGAACGTTCTGGAAATGCTTCTCCGTCGCCGGAACCTTCTTCTTCCGGCGACCGATGCTGCGATGGCGGACCTCCCATTCGCGTGCTTGTGTTTTTTCATAAAGCTTTTAGAGGCGAGCTTGATGTGCTTCGACGTCTCGCTTCAGACGCCGCCGCCGCCGATGAGACTGATGATAATCGACGAAAAGTTGCGGCGGTTGAGCTTCGAAGGAGGCTTGAGTTCTTCAGGAGTGTGTTTAGATACCATTGCGCTGCTGAAGATGAG GTTATATTTTTTGCGCTAGACGCACGTGTAAAAAACATTGCCTGTACATATTTTTTAGAGCACCAAATAATTGATTCTGTATTTGAATCAATCTTTTCCTGTATAAATGGCATATTAGAGGACCATGTGAATGCATGTCAAGAATTCCAAGAACTTAACTCTCACATTAGCACTCTCGAAGGGTCAATCAGTCAGCATATGGTGAAAGAAGAACAACAG GTGTTTCCTCTTCTAATGAGCCAGTTCTCTGTTGAAGAGCAAGGTTACCTCCTTTGGCAATTTGTGTGTAGTGTCCCAATGTTGCTTATGGAGGAACTTTGTCCATGGTTATCTTGTTTTCTTTCTCCAGAAGAGCAATTGGACTTCAAACTTATCATGAAAAAAATTGTGCCCCAAGATATATTGCTAGAAGAG GTGGTGATTTCTTGGATTGATAAGACTGCTCAAACATGCTCAGGAGGTGGTGAAAATTGTGAACCCCCTTGTGATTGTCCTGATGGAGTGGAAAATTTAAAAGACATCTCCAGCCTTGGCTTGCTCAAGACCTCATTTGATAAACATTGTCATTTACAGTCTACTGTTGAGGATCAGCCTTTCGTTGGCCTTATGCTTTGGCATGCTGCGATCAGGTCTGACTTCAAAGAAATcttagacaagctctataaaaTAGAATTGAAGGAATTGGGATCACTTCTTGTTCGAATCAACTTCCTCACTGACGTACTGATATTTTATAG TGATGCGTTGGAAAGAGTTTTTTATCCTTGGCTAGATAATGTCTCTGGACTTCCAACATTGCGTCAATACAAAGAGTTTCCTTGCAAAAATGAAATTGAAGGATTTCAGAAGATTATATTCGAAGCTGCTCTGAATAACGTTCCCAATCCAAGATTTTTGGAGATGCTGCGTTGTAAGGTGGAGGATCTAGTGTTTGTGACTAGTAAGCATTTGTCTTTTCAAGAAACAGAG GTTTTCCCTCTCCTCTCCAAGAACTTTGACTGTGAAATCCAACAAAAATTGCTACTCAAGAGCCTTTTCATGTTGCCTCTTGGTTTGTTGAAGTGTGTGGCAACATGGTTTTCACTTCACTTGCCCAAGGAAAAGTTGAAGTGCATCTTACATTTTATTGAGAAATCTGACTTCCTTGCAAAACCTTTTACGTCTCTTCTACACAAATGGATCCGCATAGGATACTCTGGAAAATTTACAATACAAGATTTGCAGGAGATGTTCAATAGTAGAATATCTTACATGTTTCAGAGATTTAAGGACAGTAATGAACCTGACAGCAAATCTGTGAATGCCATGACTGAACATGTTTCTCCTGACACGTTTTCCAGTTTCCTAACCAAAGAGAAGCACGGGACATCATATTCTAGTGGAATAAGTATGCTCGTGTTTTCTTCTCGGGCTCCAAATCAGGTGCATACCTTTCTTGGATATCCCCTTGAAGCAGTTTCTTCTAATCAGCGAGAACCAAGGCCAATGGATCACATCTATTATTTCCACAAAGCTATAAGGAAAGACCTTGAGTCTCTTGTTCTTGAGACAACTAAGCTTCCCAGAAACTTGAAACTTTTCTTGGGGTTCAATCAACACTTCCAACTAGTGCGGTCTTTGTATGAACTCCATAGTGAGACTGAGGATCTGGTGGCATTTCCAGCTCTAGAGGCAAAGCAAAAGGTCCGAAACCTTACACAGTCTTATTCAATTGACCACAATCTGGAAAATGGATGCTTTAATAGAGTTTCTGGCATTCTAGATGAAATGTCTAAATTGTATGACACACTATTGAATTGTCCTGTTGATCAAGTAGATCCAGCATTACTAAAATATCGTCAGTTGTGTTTAAAGCTTCATGATAGCTGCAAATTGCTAGAGAAAATATTGAATGATCACATACTTCGGGAAGAAATTGAACTTTGGCCTTTATTTAGAGAGTATTTCTCCattgaagaacaagaaaagaTAGTAGGATACATGCTTGGAAGAACAAGGGCGGAAATTTTGCAAAAAATGATAGTGTGGCTAATGGCCTCTTTAACATCAGATGAGCAGCAAGCTATGATGAACTACTGGCGCAAGGTTACAATATATACAAAGTTCAATGAGTGGCTAGCAGAATGGTGGGAAGGAATTGAGAGCTATGCATGTTCTGAGGTAGAAAAGGCAGATATTTCTTGTTCATCAGCAATGGGTTCTCTTGATGTTGTTTCAAAGTGTTCGTCTATGGGTGTTTCTCATGATCAAGGTAAAAACTTCAAGGTTGTACATGAGAAATTACCTCATGATGAGGCTAAGACTATCAATATGGTTATAACCATGGAAAGTCTTGATAAGCAGAACAAGAAGCATAAATCTTTTGAATATAATGTCTTTGGTGAGAAGGAGAAACATGGGAGTGAAGTAGATCTGAGTGATTCCACAAGTGAACTGGAGGCTTCCATACGAAAGGTGTCACAGGACCCCTCTTTGGATCTTCAAGCAAAAACACGAAAAATGCAAGACCTAATGACAAG CCATTGGACTGCACAACCACTGCCTGATTCAGATAGTGCGATTAGAAACGAGTCTGGAAAGCTTCCTGGTCAGTTTCCCTCATATAGGGACACGGAAGGCTCTGTATTTGGTTGCAAACACTACAAACAGAACTGCAAGCTTGTTGCAGCTTGTTGCAACCAGATTTTCACATGCAGACGCTGCCATGATGAGGTTTCTGATCATCAGATGGATAG GAAGTTCACGACCAAAATGATGTGCATGAAGTGCTTGGAAATTCAACCAATTGGACGCACTTGCCTAACTCCTTCTTGCAACAAGTTTTCTATGGCGAGATACTATTGTACCATTTGTCGATTATTCGATGACAACAG ACAGGGAGATCTATCATTGTCCCTTTTGTAA
- the LOC130797890 gene encoding zinc finger protein BRUTUS-like At1g74770 isoform X3, whose amino-acid sequence MVKEEQQVFPLLMSQFSVEEQGYLLWQFVCSVPMLLMEELCPWLSCFLSPEEQLDFKLIMKKIVPQDILLEEVVISWIDKTAQTCSGGGENCEPPCDCPDGVENLKDISSLGLLKTSFDKHCHLQSTVEDQPFVGLMLWHAAIRSDFKEILDKLYKIELKELGSLLVRINFLTDVLIFYSDALERVFYPWLDNVSGLPTLRQYKEFPCKNEIEGFQKIIFEAALNNVPNPRFLEMLRCKVEDLVFVTSKHLSFQETEVFPLLSKNFDCEIQQKLLLKSLFMLPLGLLKCVATWFSLHLPKEKLKCILHFIEKSDFLAKPFTSLLHKWIRIGYSGKFTIQDLQEMFNSRISYMFQRFKDSNEPDSKSVNAMTEHVSPDTFSSFLTKEKHGTSYSSGISMLVFSSRAPNQVHTFLGYPLEAVSSNQREPRPMDHIYYFHKAIRKDLESLVLETTKLPRNLKLFLGFNQHFQLVRSLYELHSETEDLVAFPALEAKQKVRNLTQSYSIDHNLENGCFNRVSGILDEMSKLYDTLLNCPVDQVDPALLKYRQLCLKLHDSCKLLEKILNDHILREEIELWPLFREYFSIEEQEKIVGYMLGRTRAEILQKMIVWLMASLTSDEQQAMMNYWRKVTIYTKFNEWLAEWWEGIESYACSEVEKADISCSSAMGSLDVVSKCSSMGVSHDQGKNFKVVHEKLPHDEAKTINMVITMESLDKQNKKHKSFEYNVFGEKEKHGSEVDLSDSTSELEASIRKVSQDPSLDLQAKTRKMQDLMTSHWTAQPLPDSDSAIRNESGKLPGQFPSYRDTEGSVFGCKHYKQNCKLVAACCNQIFTCRRCHDEVSDHQMDRKFTTKMMCMKCLEIQPIGRTCLTPSCNKFSMARYYCTICRLFDDNREIYHCPFCNLCRLGKGLGIDYFHCMKCNACMSRTLSSTHVCREKCIEDKCPICHEDMFTSSNPIKALACGHLMHSSCFEDYTCTRYICPVCSKSLGDMQVLFGMLDALLAEERIPEEYIGRTQGILCNDCEKKGTAPFHWLYHKCPFCGSYNTRLL is encoded by the exons ATGGTGAAAGAAGAACAACAG GTGTTTCCTCTTCTAATGAGCCAGTTCTCTGTTGAAGAGCAAGGTTACCTCCTTTGGCAATTTGTGTGTAGTGTCCCAATGTTGCTTATGGAGGAACTTTGTCCATGGTTATCTTGTTTTCTTTCTCCAGAAGAGCAATTGGACTTCAAACTTATCATGAAAAAAATTGTGCCCCAAGATATATTGCTAGAAGAG GTGGTGATTTCTTGGATTGATAAGACTGCTCAAACATGCTCAGGAGGTGGTGAAAATTGTGAACCCCCTTGTGATTGTCCTGATGGAGTGGAAAATTTAAAAGACATCTCCAGCCTTGGCTTGCTCAAGACCTCATTTGATAAACATTGTCATTTACAGTCTACTGTTGAGGATCAGCCTTTCGTTGGCCTTATGCTTTGGCATGCTGCGATCAGGTCTGACTTCAAAGAAATcttagacaagctctataaaaTAGAATTGAAGGAATTGGGATCACTTCTTGTTCGAATCAACTTCCTCACTGACGTACTGATATTTTATAG TGATGCGTTGGAAAGAGTTTTTTATCCTTGGCTAGATAATGTCTCTGGACTTCCAACATTGCGTCAATACAAAGAGTTTCCTTGCAAAAATGAAATTGAAGGATTTCAGAAGATTATATTCGAAGCTGCTCTGAATAACGTTCCCAATCCAAGATTTTTGGAGATGCTGCGTTGTAAGGTGGAGGATCTAGTGTTTGTGACTAGTAAGCATTTGTCTTTTCAAGAAACAGAG GTTTTCCCTCTCCTCTCCAAGAACTTTGACTGTGAAATCCAACAAAAATTGCTACTCAAGAGCCTTTTCATGTTGCCTCTTGGTTTGTTGAAGTGTGTGGCAACATGGTTTTCACTTCACTTGCCCAAGGAAAAGTTGAAGTGCATCTTACATTTTATTGAGAAATCTGACTTCCTTGCAAAACCTTTTACGTCTCTTCTACACAAATGGATCCGCATAGGATACTCTGGAAAATTTACAATACAAGATTTGCAGGAGATGTTCAATAGTAGAATATCTTACATGTTTCAGAGATTTAAGGACAGTAATGAACCTGACAGCAAATCTGTGAATGCCATGACTGAACATGTTTCTCCTGACACGTTTTCCAGTTTCCTAACCAAAGAGAAGCACGGGACATCATATTCTAGTGGAATAAGTATGCTCGTGTTTTCTTCTCGGGCTCCAAATCAGGTGCATACCTTTCTTGGATATCCCCTTGAAGCAGTTTCTTCTAATCAGCGAGAACCAAGGCCAATGGATCACATCTATTATTTCCACAAAGCTATAAGGAAAGACCTTGAGTCTCTTGTTCTTGAGACAACTAAGCTTCCCAGAAACTTGAAACTTTTCTTGGGGTTCAATCAACACTTCCAACTAGTGCGGTCTTTGTATGAACTCCATAGTGAGACTGAGGATCTGGTGGCATTTCCAGCTCTAGAGGCAAAGCAAAAGGTCCGAAACCTTACACAGTCTTATTCAATTGACCACAATCTGGAAAATGGATGCTTTAATAGAGTTTCTGGCATTCTAGATGAAATGTCTAAATTGTATGACACACTATTGAATTGTCCTGTTGATCAAGTAGATCCAGCATTACTAAAATATCGTCAGTTGTGTTTAAAGCTTCATGATAGCTGCAAATTGCTAGAGAAAATATTGAATGATCACATACTTCGGGAAGAAATTGAACTTTGGCCTTTATTTAGAGAGTATTTCTCCattgaagaacaagaaaagaTAGTAGGATACATGCTTGGAAGAACAAGGGCGGAAATTTTGCAAAAAATGATAGTGTGGCTAATGGCCTCTTTAACATCAGATGAGCAGCAAGCTATGATGAACTACTGGCGCAAGGTTACAATATATACAAAGTTCAATGAGTGGCTAGCAGAATGGTGGGAAGGAATTGAGAGCTATGCATGTTCTGAGGTAGAAAAGGCAGATATTTCTTGTTCATCAGCAATGGGTTCTCTTGATGTTGTTTCAAAGTGTTCGTCTATGGGTGTTTCTCATGATCAAGGTAAAAACTTCAAGGTTGTACATGAGAAATTACCTCATGATGAGGCTAAGACTATCAATATGGTTATAACCATGGAAAGTCTTGATAAGCAGAACAAGAAGCATAAATCTTTTGAATATAATGTCTTTGGTGAGAAGGAGAAACATGGGAGTGAAGTAGATCTGAGTGATTCCACAAGTGAACTGGAGGCTTCCATACGAAAGGTGTCACAGGACCCCTCTTTGGATCTTCAAGCAAAAACACGAAAAATGCAAGACCTAATGACAAG CCATTGGACTGCACAACCACTGCCTGATTCAGATAGTGCGATTAGAAACGAGTCTGGAAAGCTTCCTGGTCAGTTTCCCTCATATAGGGACACGGAAGGCTCTGTATTTGGTTGCAAACACTACAAACAGAACTGCAAGCTTGTTGCAGCTTGTTGCAACCAGATTTTCACATGCAGACGCTGCCATGATGAGGTTTCTGATCATCAGATGGATAG GAAGTTCACGACCAAAATGATGTGCATGAAGTGCTTGGAAATTCAACCAATTGGACGCACTTGCCTAACTCCTTCTTGCAACAAGTTTTCTATGGCGAGATACTATTGTACCATTTGTCGATTATTCGATGACAACAG GGAGATCTATCATTGTCCCTTTTGTAACTTATGCCGACTTGGAAAAGGATTGGGGATTGACTACTTCCATTGTATGAAATGCAATGCCTGCATGTCTCGGACTCTTTCGTCGACACACGTATGTAGAGAGAAATGCATTGAGGATAAGTGTCCTATATGCCATGAGGATATGTTTACCTCCAGCAATCCAATAAAGGCCCTTGCTTGTGGTCATTTGATGCACTCATCATGCTTTGAG GACTACACTTGCACACGCTATATCTGTCCAGTCTGCAGCAAATCCCTTGGTGATATGCAG GTGTTATTTGGAATGTTGGATGCACTATTGGCTGAGGAAAGAATACCAGAAGAGTACATTGGGCGGACTCAG